The segment TTTCAAGTTGGATTCAGTCCCTGGTATTTAATGGACTTGTTCTAtaggtttttttgtttctgtttcaatAACAATAAGAAATCACTCTGTTGCCACTGATTTCTGCCAGGCTGTTCTTCAACTTCCCAATTTAGACTAGAGCCTGGAACTGACCAACCGTTTCCTGTCTAAATAACAATGCCTTAAAGCAGTGCCCTCAATCTTTcgggcaccagggaccagttccgcGGAGAGGTTTTTCCTCAGACTGGAGGGAGTGTGGTTTTGCATGCTGCTTGCATCCCATGGATGGGGATTCACTTGTTTGCACAGCCTCGTTGCTGGCATGCCATAGCCCAGTGTAAGTATAATGGTCAGTCAAGAGCAGCACACTACCCTCAGTTTCATTTATATGAGCCCCACTCAGGCAATACTCTTATGGGCGAGAGGAGCAAAATAGCTCTATGAAGGCTCAATGAGGTCtgagaaaaataaactccaaaatGCAGCATCACCCAGTGCAAGTCACTAACTGCAGCCCTGCAGCTTCCAAAACTAAAAAGGTATAATGAGCTTCCAGACCCAAAAATGCTGACACCCTAGTTTTTAAAACATATCACAATAGGAAAATAAGACAGCTAGAACGGTTCTTATTTCTGTCCCATCTCCAAATCCAAATCTACAgtaaaaaagaaccccataaaccaAACCTTTATTCATGGTTCAAAAGTGAACACTTGGTTCGTTTCTCAACTGGTCCTATATCCAATTTCTTCCTCCTACAATATTACAGGACAAATGGGATCACAGGAATGCAGTGGCATGATCTGTTCCTGTTCTTCAACCAATGTGCCCCTGTTGGGTGATGGTACATTCACAGTTCCTTCTGCTGGTAGGCAGGCAATAACTGGCAGATGCTGAGTCAACACACAGTTGTTCTAAGTGAGGAAATGCGGTGACTGCCAGCTCCATACAAGTTTCTGCAAGATGCCTCGGGGTTGCTCCAAAGAGGCTGGCTAAAATCCAAGCATGAAAAAATTAAAGAACTGTATTAAAGATTTCACAAGAATGAAGTCAACATCTAGGACAAGGTACCACCCAGTGGTAGGCTGCTCTTTCCTTTCCACTTTATGGGAGGAAAATAGCCATCCTTGTGATAATCCTTAAAAAACAAAGGTTATTTTCAAAGAAGGAAAAACCATTTTATCCTAACGTATCCTGCTGGTTCAGTTGTTCTTTTTCCAACTGATAACCAGAGGGAATGGAAGCCACAATTTGCACCGAGAACTCATGCAGCCCAGAATCAGGTTCTCATTCTCATTCCTTGTGCTTTTTCTTATGatgcttctttttccttttctgagATGGACTGTTTTTTTCCTTGCGCTTTGCCTTCTTCCGAGCTGGCTGATTCCCATCGTCAGAATTGGTGCTGTCAGAAGCCTCCAAGTCTGTGTTCTTacgtttccttttcttctttttatcctagtcaggaggaaaaaaaatgtctTGATGAATTTTGTATGATAGAGCAAATATATCaccattacagatagtcctcaacttgcgaccacaattgagcccaaaatttttatTTCTGAGACTTGCCGAGTTTCCCATTTTATGATCCTTCTTGTcatggatgttaagtgaatcattgcagttgtaaagttagtaacacaatttttaagtgaatctggcttccctattgactttgtcagaaggttgaccccaagatgctgcaaccatcataaatatgaaccagttgccaagcatccaatttTTGATGACtgtagggatgctgcaacagccataagtgtgaaaaatgatcatgagtcatttttttcagtgatgtaactttgaatggaccctaaatgaactgttgtaagtcaaagggtTCAATAATGGAGTTACTTCTCTGCAGAAATAAGGTTCGCCTACCCAAAAAATGCAGACTAGAATAGAAGCTGTTGTTTGTTACATAGAACATAAGCTAAACTACATATGCAAACTGGCATCCGATTATACTTTAAGCTCAATTTGTGCAGGGAAATTTCAGTAGATACTTTGTATATTTTAATGTCAAAGTTCTGTAAAATGCTACTAATTCTTATCTATTTAGCAGCATAGCTTTGACATGTAACATTTGACACTCAGCTTTAAGAAAGTGGTAACGTCCATATTCTAGACAGAAAGGAccgctggtttgaaagagggatcAAAGATGCCATCTACATTAAAACTGAACAGCCTCTGCCAGAGGGATATGACACCACCTGTCTCCTGTTTACAATATTTTCAAtagttccaagaaggttccacacaCATTTACACTATTTTGGTGACCCTGtgggcacagataaacctccaagtggcctcaacaacaaAGATAGTGCTAAAGACCAGAttactgcaaggaatataaatccttccattctccaccaatcagaactgaagaagcttcctggatgagaagcaaaacgtcttcaagaaaaaacaaagataatCCTCTTGGAAAACCATCTTGGAAAACCATATTTGAGCAATCTTGACCTGGATACCTGAGAATGTCCATAGatacctttttccttttcttcataGAGTGATGAGCTTTCTTTTCATCTTCTGCAGGGACAGGTTCATCCTCTGGTATAAGGGTGTATTTTGTCCCTCCTGGCTGCATGAAGCAATCTTTGGCAAAATGACCTACAACAAATGAATTATATAGAGACATAAAATAAGGCAACCTTTTTAGATTACTCCTCTCTATTTCCTCAAAATTTATACTGAACTCTAGCTGCTATTTATACTTGCTTAAGTCTCATTACATTTACTTGCTTAAGTCTCATTACATTTATGTTCTCCAATTTTGAGAAAAGGGGCATATATTGTCACCATATGGAAGAAAAATACTGTAGGCCCACAAATAAAGTGATATTTCCTTCATTTCTCAACTTTTTTTCAAATCCTTCTATAACTCTCTGAAAATGcacaataaatgaaaaaaatattacatACCTGGACAACCACACTTCTTACACACAGTGTTCAAAACAGCTTCTAAAGTAATTTTTTGACTGGTATAATCTTTGAAGGAGCATTTTTTCCGTGCCTCTTGGCTGCATAAAAACACAAGAATTTTCAGAAACAGAAATACCATTAATATGGGTAACACCTGGCTCTACTTGGAAAAATGAACACATTCTAAGTTATGTCcaaaaaattaatattaaaagacagCTTTTTGAATTGTCActttctataatttttttctaaCTGATTGTCCATAATCAGAAATCTACGCAATCACTAAATTATTTTAGCAACCTTTTTGTATCATCCAACCTGTCATAGCTCAAAACAATTTATATACTTCAAAAATATATGTCATAAAAACATGCTAAAAATTACAAAGGCAGCCCTGGACGACCTGTCTACATAAGTGTGGATTTCAGGtttcagaattccacagccatattttaaagttgccaagattaagaAACGCAGGTCTCCTCAAGAAGCCTGACAAAGCAAGATggttttccctgctttgaaaataCATGTTTGTATTTAAATTTCTTAAACTTCTGAAAAGTACGGAGCAACTTGGGCtccttttttatgttatgtgtttttgtatgtgtctttgtcttgtcttggaattaaaaatcaatttaaaaaagaaaatacatttttgcGTATAAATAAAGAATAACAGAAATAGCGAAAGTCATTTCCCAACACAGAGCTGAGATGGGTAGTTAAAAAGTGTGGGATATAAGTGTGAGAAAAATCCAACACCTTGGCACAGTACAATCATACTTCTTAAACATAAAATGTTGGCTGCCTATTCTATGGGTAGGAAGAAAATCaatagaaagaatggaatgaagTGATTCATTAGAAGACTGGATGAAATACTGAAGAGGAATTCTCCACACCACATTTGTGGCAGGGTCTCTTGGTTTATTGGTCCCCAATGTTTTTGGCACGTTTCACAGAAGACAATTTTTCCACAAACCaaaggtggggtggggagaggaaCACATAATCTGGATCCCTCACGTGCAGTTTATAGTAGGGTTCACTTGGCCACCTCAAGCTATGTTGCCCAGTTCCTAACAGGCCACAGATTAGTACTGGTCTACAGCCTGGGAGTTGGGGTCCCCTGTCTTGGTGGTCTCTTTTACTGAGCTCAAAAGAACTGTTGGATTTTTACACTTTCTCCATGAAAAGTCATACTAGAAATACCTTTGGTAGAGAGAAGAAAGATTAGAGGAATGGAGATTTCACTTACTCAAGGACAACATTGTTGGGGTCTAAGTCCTTTCCAGTTCCTTGGTTAACAACTTTCATGGAAAGAGATAGTTTCAGTTTGTCATCTGTTTTCTGAAAACAAGGCAAtacattttgattttgatttcattttcagatACCCAAGACAAAAACTGATGTTAAGGTTATAACAATCACATTACAGTAGTATATTTCAATCAttgaaatctattaatataaaatacattagCTATTCATAATGAGCTTTCAGATAGTATCAACCTATCTACCTATTAAGGCAGAATTGAATGGATATTTCAGACTAGGTACTTTGTGAAATATGTAAACAACTTTGAGTTGCACATAGTTATAATAAATTCACAGGATGGATCAATTGTTGAACTAATTTGAGATGTCTTGTAACCACATCATTCATAAAACTCAATCTCATTCAATTCCGTGTTTATTTAAAATTCCAATGAAATTAACATTTTCTATGAGAATTTAGATTTTTAGATTGCATGTTTTTTTCAGTAGCTTTGCCTGTGAGCT is part of the Erythrolamprus reginae isolate rEryReg1 chromosome 11, rEryReg1.hap1, whole genome shotgun sequence genome and harbors:
- the ZCCHC17 gene encoding zinc finger CCHC domain-containing protein 17, with the translated sequence MDQLPELYAVFQGEVASVTEYGAFIKIPGTQKQGLVHKSQMSNCRVDKPSEMVDIGEKVWVKLIGKEKTDDKLKLSLSMKVVNQGTGKDLDPNNVVLDQEARKKCSFKDYTSQKITLEAVLNTVCKKCGCPGHFAKDCFMQPGGTKYTLIPEDEPVPAEDEKKAHHSMKKRKKDKKKKRKRKNTDLEASDSTNSDDGNQPARKKAKRKEKNSPSQKRKKKHHKKKHKE